The following nucleotide sequence is from Scylla paramamosain isolate STU-SP2022 unplaced genomic scaffold, ASM3559412v1 Contig72, whole genome shotgun sequence.
cggcctagctccatttttgcgaggggtcattttcaaaatcatttgcgtaacgtaaatatggcggacgtgacgtcatcagccgcCTTCATCCGGGGACCGAGACCCTGGACCTTCCCACCTCCCAGTGCCCTTCCATCAGTATTTAGtgttatttcctatattttccagctgtttcaatgcatagagaagaatagaaagaggaggaaagaaggagaaatgaagaaggaggaggaagaagagggaagggaaggaggaagaggagaaggaaaagaagaaatattaagaaaagattTTCACTGAATTTCCAGGCGTTTTAAAGGTAAgcaaaaaatagtagtagtagcagtagtagtagtagtagtggtggtggtggtggtggtggtggtggtgatgtggcagccttgtaatataagatgaagtgttttgagttaaatacgcaattttttttctaggcattttggaatagaagtgagagtttttggtgttttgaaagggaatagtcgtgctttcagtgttttttttaagtgaattcACCGTTTCTGTGGTGTTTTTAAAAAGGcaggggatgtttttttttatttattttttatttttttgtgttttttttttagattttggtgtttttcaagtttgtttgggtagaaattgttgttttttcgctgtccttgggtaggtgtgtgtctcttctggggtgttttgaaaggaaattaagtatttatttaagtgtttttggctagaaatatgttttttttgggtgttttgaaaggaaattaagtgtttttaagtgttttggctagaaatgtgttttttttgggtgttttgaaaggaaatcacgtgttgtttaagtgttttttggctagaaatgtgttttttgggtgttttgaaaggaaattaagtgttattcgCTGTTTTTGTGCAAGAAATGAGtgcttttggggtgttttgaaaggaaattaagtgttatttaagtgttttttgggtttctaggtgtttttgggagtaaaattgtgtttctaggtgtttctaggtgtttctggtgtgtatgtgtgtgtgtgtgtgtgtgtgttgccttgtctttcgttgtacagatgcttatacagtgtgtgtgtgtgtgtgtgtgtgtgtgtgtgttgccttgtctttcgttgtacagatggtgatgcagtgtgtgtgtgtgtgtgtgtgtgtgtgtgtgtgttgccttgtctttcgttgtacagatggtgatgcagtgtgtgtgtgtgtgtgtgtgtgtgtgtgtgtgtgtgtgtgtgtgtgtgtgtgtgtgttgccttgaatttcgttgtacagatggtgatgcagtgtgtgtgttgtacagaAGTGATGTAGTTGGCTCTGCTGCTCGTGGAGGCACAGTGGTGTTAGTTAAGAATTGGTTGTCAGAGTCAGTGTTTGGTGTCGACACGAGTAAAGGCGACCAAGTGTGGATGCAGATGCGTAATATTCCTGGTGTATTATTTGGGTTTTGTTATATTCCACCTTCTGATTCACAATATTATTCTTTGAGTGCcttttcttacataaaagagAAATTGTCAGAATTTATGCCTAAAGGACATATCATTATAGGTGACATGAACGCAAGATTTGGCAAAAATGTCAAGGACTTACTGGCGCCACTTAATGTGTCAAATAGCGATGAATTGTCATATCCTTTTGTTGCTGATGATATAAATGTACCGAATGACAATGCCCAGCTTCTCTCAGCAATATGTGTTGAAAATTCTATGCCTTGTTATGAACAATTTGAAAACTGAACAGAAACATTTTCTTGGAAATAAGACATTTCGGAGACGAGATGCGTGGATCTCAGAGGTTGACGTATGCATGGCATCGTGTACTATGATTAGGTACATAGATGATTTTTCTGTAGTACAACGCGTCGACCTGCCATCAGACCACGCCCCCATAACACTCACAGTCTCTGGCACTGGTATGGACCTGGACAATCTTATCGACAGAACACGCCAATTGGGAGACCACGCGGCTCTGTACAGTGTCAGTGTAAAAAAGAACTTGTTTAGAAGAccactgaaattcatgaatattgatAAAGAAGTGTTCAGCAATGTTATTTCCCAAAAAGACCTAAACTTTTTCAATGGAAATGTAGAAATTTCAGAGGTAGAGAGTGGTATTACAAACGCCCTATATTCGTGTGTGCAACAGAGTGTCTGTAGGAATCAGAGAAGTGAACAGGTAGACATGCAGCTTGGTAGGTGGGAAAGGTTGCTGAGTGACAGAGACGACAGTAGAGTTTGGAAAGCTATAAATTGGAAGGGCGAGTATGCAAGTGAAAAACAATGGAAATTCGTGTCCTAGCAGTGATGAGTTTAAAGCCTATTTCGAGACCATCTTAAACGCGGATacggttaatgatgatgatgtggaagtAACTACTGACGTGACAATTCCTGTCTTAGACGAACAAATCTCTGTCGCGGAGGTTACAGCAACAGATAAAGAGAATGCATCCTGATAAGTCGTGTGGACCAGATGGGTTGCCACCGGGTGTGTTTAGCTTGTTGCCAGCTCAGTGGGTATTAGCTATAGTAACTCTGTTTAACAACGTTTTCTTGTTTGGTAGTTACCCACGTTCTTGGATTAAGGCAAAAGTATTCACTATTTTTAAGAAGGGTGACAGACACAACCCTCATAATTATCGTGGAATCAGCATCTTGAATTCACTGGCAAAATTGTTTGACATGGTATTGTGTGAGAGGTTGAGTCACTGGTTCAGACCACTGAGGGAACAAGCCGGGGCCCAGAGAGGTCGCGGCTGTATAGAACACATTGTTACGCTACGCTTGCTGGTTGATACTGCtagacgtaaaaaagaaaaattatttgtcATGTTCGTAGATTTTTCAAAAGCTTATGACTTAATACCAAGGAACAAATTGTTAACTGTGTTGAAAAGATTGGGTTTGTGGGATGGTGATGCTGGGAGCGCTGACCGCCATGTACAGGGTGACACAAAGTGTGGTGGGCTCAGCATTGTTTACTGCTACGCTGGGGGTGCGTCAGGGCTCCCCCACCTCCTGCATCCTCTTCATAATCTACATCAATGAATTGGTTAAAATGATTAAAGAACAGTGTATGCCAAGAGAGATTTTTAGACTGGTTACATGTCTTAGTTTTAATGGATGACACCGTGTTATTGTCAACAAGTCGAGCTAATTTAATAAAGAAGGTTGAAATATTGGACCAGTTCTGTAGAGATTACGGTATGTATGTAAACAACGCTAAAActagtttctttgttattcatggtGATGACGGCGATGCAGATGCAATTCATGTGAACAGTTTGGTGATTGAACACTGCCACAGTTACATTTACTTGGGATCACCATTCACCAGTGATGGGTCAGTGTCCTCAGCAGTTAAAGCACATTCAACAGCAAAGTTGTGTCATGTATTAAAATATGTTTCATTTGTTACAAAGAATAATGATTTGCCTTTTATTGTCAAACGTAGAGTTTTTGAGGCCGCTTTAATGTCTGCAATTCTATACGGATGTGAATCCTGGGTTAGTGCTGATTATAAGCCTGTCACCAAACTGTATAACTGGGCACTAAAACAAATGCTGGGGGTTAGAAAAACAACGCCTAACATAGTATGTTACGCTGAGGTGGGTTTGCCATCAGTCTCAGACCTTATCAAAGTTAAGCAACATAAATTTTTTAGGAATATATGGCTAGAAAGGTCAGGAATGAATGATGATCCTCTGATACTGGCTATAAGAGTAACACTTGCCTCACGTACACCTACATCAAGATATATAGACACCTTTATTAATACTGAGCCACTGAGTATGTCAACAATTATAGAAAATGTTTGTAATGATATAGCACATTCAGATTCATCCCGTTGCAAAACATATAAAGAGATAAATCCACAATTTAAAGTACCTGACctttacaaacaaaaacatctaGTTAACGATTTACACAGAATATCTTTTACCCGTTTCCGTCTGTGTGGTCACCGTCTTGCGATCGAGACTGGGCGCTGGAAAccgcagagggagagggcgttTGCCAGTGGAGGAGCGGTTGTGTAGTTTGTGGAggaatacagacagagagacatgcGGTAGAAGTGTGTCCTCTAACAGCTCATCTTAGACATATTTATAATGTCACTGTATTAGAGGACATATTTGCTGATACTTTTCCTCGTGAAAGTATGTGTAAGATGTTACATGAGGTGCTAAATGTCTTAGAATAGTGGTATAATGGTTGCAgttgtttgtaattatttaaAAATGTATTAAAGTATGGAAATTTTTGTGGACTACACCAGTTATAAAGTGTTACTATTAactttagtagtattagtgaatttatttgtactttttatctattgttctttatatgcactgtggtcaataaactatctatctatctatctatctatctatctgtgtgtgtgtgtgtgtgtgtgtgtgttgccttgtctttcgttgtacagatgcttatgcagtgtgtgtgtgtgtgtggtgtgtgtgtgtgtgtgtgtgtgtgtgttgccttgtctttcgttgtacatatgcttatacagtgtgtgtgtgtgtgtgtgtgtgtgtgtgtgtgtgtgtgtgtgtgttgtgtgccttgtctttcgttgtacagatggtgatgcagtgtgtgtgtgtgtgtgtgtgtgttgaaaatgtacgTAAGATGATATATAAATCTTTCATTTACAACCACAAAATGGTGAGTAAtgttgagaaggaagaagaaaggaagattatgaggaagaagaggaggaagaagaggaggaataggatttaaatgaaggaaaataacagggacaaagttttaaatcatattattcgttatttctttctttattcagtatttccttattcctttctttattttcgtttacttcctcctcttatcccttttctgccagaggaggaaggggaagaaaggaggatgagggtgaggaagacgaggaagaggaagaggattaaatttctttcatctttcttagacAGTCCTCAGGATGTCAACATTGTATAATGGTACAGTGTTGAGACAGGGACGGTCGCGTTATAATTCACTAATTGAGGTTActtttgataaataaacaactagtacggagtcttttaagtattttacattatcttataccggaaaatattaaggaaaagtggcgtaaataagaaaaaaaaggcaaagattaGACGATGTGGGATTTTATAACTTGTGGTATCTTAAAATACTAATATAAGATAAACCCTATGCAAAACGAATAATATAACCTTTATTAATCATCATAACCtagaaaacatatatatatatatatataaatatatatataaaaaccagtgtaattagtaaaaaacaaaaaaaaactgtcccTGGGAAGTGAGACGGGCCCACAGAGTCGCGCCAAAAACGTGGATCTACAGGCCAGGCATCTTATGTTTAACCAGGTGTACAAGGTGCTGGCTTTCAAGGGCTCCTCCACAcctacagacacacgcacacaccaccagATACAGGAAGGTGAGTGCCTGAGATGGTGTTGAGTTAGATATAATACTTATTTACTTGAGAAATGGTGTTGCTTTGTTGATGGCGCCACACAACGCCAGTAAGATATTTCAGGACCACTTAAATTGCTTCCCTGTGCAGCCAGTGACGCCTCTCCCtagttaaatgtgtgtgtgtgcgtgtgtgtgtatgtgtgagtgcgtgtgtgtgtgtgtgtgtgtgcatagttaCCAGATAAATGTAGTTTTAAGAGAATTGTTTTGCTTACACTTTAAAGAATCACTAAATTTTGTGACGCAGCCTTGGATGTGCCCCTGTGCTCCCCCCCCACGCCCCCTCGCCGCCCTTGGCAGTGTGGGAACCTCGGTACACGCCAAAGTGCCAAgtaaacacctaacctaacctaacctaagagagagagagagagagagagagagagagagaggtcactgttatcattattttcattattacacacaattTAAGGGTTGACCTGGCCCGCCCTCCCTTCACCAGGCCACCCCCCCTTACACTCTCTGTTCAGGTGACCTAATGTGACCTAGCCTTGACACCTGCACCTCCACGGTGTCAGCTGGGCACTTGTACACTCCACAGTTCTAGGTGAAGACACTGTTGGGGTCACTGTGGGTCAATGTGGGTCACTGTGGGTCACTGTTGGGTCATAGGTCACTTGTCCTTCATGCATAAAAGGtgtcttgtttatgtttgtgtcaGGTCGCAGTGTGGTGGCCCTGTGTGACCCTTGTACTAGAGGTCATGGTGATTGGTTGGGGTCATCAGTTTttatgtggttgttgttgttgttgttgttgttgttgttttcttattgttttatcatatttttttacttatttatttatttatttatttatttatttatttatttatgtactgtgCTTGGAATGTAAtgaacctactactactactactactactactactactactacaactactactactactactactactactactactactactactaccaccaccaccacaccaccataaccacacaACAGTCCAAtagcactttctcctcctcaccacctgtTCTCTCACCTGCAGAATTAATTGATGAGCTACAGAACTACACCATCGTTCAGGTGGCAGCCGGAGACCAGCACTCTCTTGCTCTCACCTCCTGGggcctggtgagagagagagagagagagagagagagagagagagaggcctgtgatgtgtgtgtgtgtgtgtgtgtgtgtgtgtgaaagagagagtagaaataattttgttgtttGGCGTCAGGtcataaacagtgcacacgcgggactgagtcactcggtaaacacagtgcagtgggccgcgggtggcaccaagcagtgcgctctggtggccagGGGACAGAGTATGCCatgcgcgggaattttaatagattttgtgagtacacattgattttttattgattttaaggctcagggaaaaatgtgccggatacttgaagctgccggatactggaatgccggatgagagggattttactgtacattcaaattatttctcctagacaggttaggttctctccctctccctctctctctaatctcccctctcactctctctctctctctttaaaggtaTATTATATCTTAAGTTAAGTTGGGTTTTGTTAGgtcttagttctctctctctctctcctctctctctctctctctctctctctctctctctctctctctctctctctctctctctctctctctctcatctcctctcctctctctctctctctctctctctctctctccctctccccctctcccctccctccctccccctcccacctctccctctctcctcagatCTACGCACGGGGTGACAATGGGTACGGTGAGCTTGGCGTCAACTCCTGCGACAGTCACACCGCCACACGCAAGCTTGTCAAGAGTCTGGCCAGGAAGGTGACAGTGCAGCTGGCCTGTGACGCCAACCACACCCTTGCCTTGACTGCTGGtgggtgtctgtatgtatgtatgtctgtgtctgtgtctgtatatatgtgtgtgtgtgtgtgtgtgtgtgtgtgtgttatcatcattatttatttattttttgcttttgtgtgtttcagATGGTGACAAAATACCTTCGGCCAGTTGGCACTTAGACACCGACAGGGGCCCCAGAAGGACCCTGCCCTGGTGACCTCCTTGGCTGGCACCCTCTTAGTCCTGCTGGCCGCTGCGGGTCACCACTCTGCTGCCGTGACCCAGGCCGGCTACCTGCTGTTGTGGGGGGTCAAACAAGCAGGGTCAACTGGGCTATACTCCCAAGGGTGATCCtcttgttaggtgtgtgtgtgtgtgtgtgtgtgtgtgtttgggtggtgggaggaagaggaagagggagaaaagtagtaatagtagtagtagtagtagtagtagtagtggtgtacataaagtatattcttttatttataatcaagaaaaaacaaactgaataatgataataataataataataataataataatgatgatgatgaataattctaaacaaacatgaattaaattatataaGCCTAAAACtaaccaatttctctctctctctctctctctctctctctctctctctgctctctcctctctctctctctctctctctctctctctctctctctctctctctctctctctcccagatctTCGCAGGGGGGGGGACGTCAGCATGGCCACCGTCAGCAGGGAGAGTGGGGGTGCTGAGGACTTGCAGCCCTCCCCTACCCCGACCAaatgccctctctctcacaattcAAGAACATATGATTAAGAAACTTCTGTCAATTGAGGAAGAAGACATGATTGATGACGATTTGTTTACGtaagtgtgtgatgtgtgtgtgtgtgtgtgtgtgtgtgtgtgtgtgtgtgtgtgtgtgtgtgtgtgtgtgtgtgtgtgtgtgtgtatttgtgtgtttgtttgtgttatataatttatttttgatGTTTTCAGCGACAGaatgttgtatttttttgtgtttgtttacatttgtgtcatatcaatctatttacaaacaaacaaacaaacaaacaaacgaacgaacaataTTTCCACTCCCCACGTTTGTTtacacattcactcacccacttcCAAACACAGGTACACAGAGACAGTGTTTGCCTCAGTGTGCGCTTGGAACAGCTCCCTCACGCTTGCTGgcttgcacaaacacacacacgggctgGACTACCGTTTGGCTGAGGACTGTGTGGCTCAGATTGGCCGGATTGCAAGGGAGACCATTCAGGAAGTGGCGagtgcgtgcgtttgtgtgcgTTTCACTGCATTTTACTGAAGGTTTCCCAGGACAAAACAGGACAAACCGACCTGCTGGCATTTCACACGCAGAATCTCACAAGCGTCCACTGATCCATTACCGAGCTAATCCAAACGTATCCAAACGTCCACAGGTTCGTACTGGCATTCAAAACGTGGCCAAGAGTCTTCCTTCGCATCCCCCCAGCCAGGACGCCTTACGCTGTTATGTCCTTCCCCTGTACAAGGACTTCACTAACCCTAAACAAACGGCCAAACTCCAAACGCCGTATGCTGAGGGAGTGTTGAAGCTTGACAAGGAGATGGCGGAGGTGTTCAGTGAgttggattgtgtgtgtgtatgtgtgtgtgtgtggtgtgtttgggagtgtttgagtgtgttttgggagtgtttgggggTTGTTTGTTggttgtgttttggtggtggtgtttgggtgtgttaggggtgttttaaaggtgttttggggtgttttaaatgtgtttttggtgtttttttctttgttttttctattgatttgtgtgttttaagtatatttttggaggagaaaaattaattctctctctctctctctctctctctctctactctctcctctctctctctctctctctctctctctctctctctctctctctctctctcactctctctctctctctctccaagggaCTTTCCACTATGGCTGGTTACTGTGTACAAGAATGTGGTGGTACAAATACTGAATTTTGCTCACCAATCTAGCtctgaggtaagagagagagaggagagaggagagagagagaggagagagagaggagagagagagagagagagagagagagagagagtgagagaagagagagagagagagagttggtttgTAAGAGTGTGcattgagagtgtgtgtgtgtgtgtgttttgagtgtaagagagagagagagagagaagtataattgtctgtgtactactactactactactaccaccaccaccattctcttcctcattctctttctcttcctcctcctcctcctcctcctcctcttcctcttcctcttcctcttcctcttcatttactactactactactactacaactattacaacaATTCTTATCTGCAACAACAGCACCACATCAGTTACAAGCactcagaccaccaccactaccacaaccagatcttaaccaaacctaacctaacctacccacacCACACAGAGACCGGCGTGCCCTTGTGCCTCCCCTGCGGCTGTTGTCCCTGGTCCACGGTCTGAACTTCCAAGCCGGCTGCCGAGTGGGGCGGTTGAACTACGACGACTTTTACATCCCAGAAATTGCTATTAGAAAATTGATATTAGGAATGATTACTTGAACTGGATGAACAGCAGGCTTCACCCGATGTccaggagggaggtgggtgtgtgtgtgtgggggtgtgggggtgtttgAAGGTGGCTGAgtgattttggggtgtttgggtgtgttttggggtgtttagatgtgttttggtgtgttttttggggtgtttgggaggTGGGTGAccatgtttgggggtgtttgtgtgtgtattgggggTGTTTGTGAATGGGTGACTGTGTTTGGGGGAGCTTTCAATGttgaacgcttaaaaacatcctttaaaattgacaattcctttaattttaactgaGAGACCCTTAGAAACATCCTtttaaaaattgaaaaccctttatttattctcttaagcccttgaaaacatcctttaaaagaCACCAAACCTTTAAATAGCCTCATAAACCCTTAAAATCACCCTTCTACCCTTTATTTACCTCCTTAAACCCTTAAATACACCCTTTAACTCTTCATTTACCCCTTCAACCCTTAAAAACAACTTGAACTAATCCAATCCTTTACATTACAGAGTCCAATCCTGTTCTGTGAGTATCCATTCTTGTTCGACCCTCAGGCCAAGACGCTGCTGCTCAGGTGTGACGCCACTCGGCAGGTGAGAACCAGGTGCAGGAcaaattaggtttggtttacatatgtttatttgtttatttgtatatatatatattttttttttttttgtgtgtgtgtttttcaaggaTTCGTCAGCATTGTAGAACAGCAGAGGAGGTTGTCttgattcacccagtcctctcctccccacctcctctactgtcttgattcacccagtcctctcctccccacctcctctgctgtctttattcacccagtcctctcctccccacctcctctgctgtcttgattcacccagtcctaccctccccacctcctctgctgtcttgattcacccagtcctaccctccccacctcctctgctgtctttattcacccagtcctctcctccccacctcctctgctgtcttgattcacccagtcctctcctccccacctcctctactgtctgttttcacccagtcctaccctccccacctcctctgctgtctttattcacccagtcctctcctccccacctcctctactgtctgttttcacccagtcctcccaCATGACACCGCAggaatgtaaataaacacaccgTTCACACTAATATCCTTCCGTTTATTGATTTCTGTCGGTGTTTCCAGGGCGAATGTTTCCCAGACCACCCGGTCATACGCACGTTCTGGGAAGTATTTCACAAACTCTCCCTGGAGCAGAAGAAGTTGTTTTTGAAGTTCCT
It contains:
- the LOC135098644 gene encoding probable E3 ubiquitin-protein ligase HERC4, with amino-acid sequence MFNQVYKVLAFKGSSTPTDTRTHHQIQEELIDELQNYTIVQVAAGDQHSLALTSWGLIYARGDNGYGELGVNSCDSHTATRKLVKSLARKVTVQLACDANHTLALTADGDKIPSASWHLDTDRGPRRTLPW